AGATCTGATCATTTAGCATGGGTAAACTTTGTTCAGGATGTTTATTGTGGAGCTTAGAATTAGAGTTGGTAGTGCTATCATGAATGATTTCCTGGATAATCTGGACCTTTTCACTATCAAGATGCGgttctgataaattaaaaatgtTTTCCACCTGCAAACTTTGAATAGGTGCAGCGCTGGGCCCATTGGATAGAGATGGTTGTGAATGCAGAAAGTTTTGAGCTGAAGGGAAGGGTATATTCGAGGGCCTGATAGGGAAAAGATTTGCTGAACCATTAGTCTGTCTGTCACAATTGTATGTAGGAGGCAGCGGAGAACTAGGTGCAGGTGGATCTATAGGTGCAGCATCTGACGTAGTATGTGAATGTGAGTATGCATCAAATTCAGAAGGCAATGATTGATCATACGCATTCTCCATGCCCCAGAGATTTCTTACTCCTTGAATTTTCTATGGCTCTACACTAAGAGATAAGCTTGCAAAATATAGAACTAGTATAAGTGGTGAAACTTTCAACctgaaaatagaaaattaacACAGCATTAGATAACGCCATTGATACTGTCAAATTGGGGAGTTTAGATGTGCTTCCGCGTGCACACTATTGTGGCACCCAAATAATACAGTTAATGTCAGTAGTCACCTAAAAGGAAGAAATAATATTTAGCACGATATCAAGATGATACAGAATAGCCACATCAAGGAAAAAAAACTTTGTCCTCTAATTAATGAACCTCCGGACTTTCGTCTAAGTAGGATGTGATACAACTGGTAGAAGCAAATTTAAAGCATAACGAGGGAATGAGTGGTACAAAAAAAAAACGAGAGATTGATTTCCTAGAAACTGTATGTAATAATCAAATACTCCTATTTCAGTTTCTCAGCAAGGAAAACCCTAGACAGAATAATCAAGTTCCTTTCTTTTTTGCATTCCTTACGATACCAATCATCATTAAGctgaaagaaaagaaggaaggagaaGCAGAATGAATCTATTAAGAGTGACCAACTTACTTCTGGTGGCGGCCGCAGAGGCTGGAGAGAAGAGACCACGTGAGCCTTCTACGATTTCCTTTCCGGCGGACGGCGGCAACAAACAGCCGGACTTTGAGTCGCAATCATCCAGCACGTAATCAATGAGCGATTTGGAGATCGTGGCGATTCTTCTCTTCGGCGAAGAAGCCGGCGAGGGAAACACGAAGATGATAACTGGATACTGAAAGGACAACAAGGATCGAGGACGGAAACAATTTGTTGATAAAAGGACAACAAACCGGCCCAGCCCATATAGTCATTTTCAATTTGGGCCGGAAACAATTTGTTGATAAAATTTAATGTTGTTCAGCATTTGCGAGTTTCTGGAACTTTACTCACTAAACCATACCAGCCCTAGAATTCGTTCTTCAGAAAAACTATCCAATCATCGAGTACGTAGTCAGTGGGTCAAATCCTCTGTCCACATTTCTCTCTGTCCCCGTATTTTACTATCGCTCGGACAAATCAGATTACATCTTAATGCATCATggcatctttaagatgtgtgcaatatcctcgtgatgtgcaaggTATCCTTAAGATGTAATCTGGTCCATCCGATCGGTAGTGGGACATAGAGACAGAGAGAAATGGGGACAAAGGATCCAAACTGGCACGCACGCCTCTGACACACAACTCGATGGGAGAGATCTTAGCCGTCCATTTTGTTCATCATGGAAAACACTAGCAAACATGATACTTGAtaagaaatgtttatatttatttgtttatatttattcaattaatatgagatcaattaaataaataaatttaaataatttattaaattaaataaataaatataaatacataTATGTTCAATTCATTAATATTCATGAGTAATATTCATAGATAATATTTACGAATAACATTTGTGAATATTATTTGTCAATAATATTCGTGAGTGAATGATGCTTTTAATAAAGGTCTTATcaatatgttaattttttttaaatatatcaataaatttaaattaaattctcaAGTTGAATAactaatataaaaatttcaaataataaaataagtttcaattgaggataatatctaaatgaatcaaactcaagttaagtttaaattaaaaatttgataatatctaaatgaatcaagctcaaaccaagcttgaactaagcttcaagttcataaaaaattaattaagttaaatttgaataatcatttcaaaggcttaattcattttaaatttgattcgGTTATCTTATTAAATAAGCTTCAACACTCTCAAATTTAGTAGGATTGGATTTGTCTACGaccctattttttttaaaaaaaatgattaaccaaatAAGGTAACGTTGAACCTGGGATGACCGGTTCAGCCCTacgaaaatttttcatcgatcGTCGGGGTAAATTGGGAAAGTGCACATGAAGACTCATCCTAACAGTCAATATTTTTTGGTCAGCTacccattaaaaaaaaattcaataatatACCGCATCTCAAATTTTAAATACATGAATTTATTACTGGAGAACCTATGATGACACTATGCCCTTAGAGCTCTACAACCCTATTCTTGAGTAGGTGGGCAGTGGATGAGAGGTGAAATTTTATTCTCACTTTATCTCTCGTTCTCCCTTTTTCTAAAACGATTACACGCACACGTTCGACATGCTACTCGATGTGAGAGATCTTAGCCATCTGCTTTTGTTCTCCACTCAATAACGTATGAAGATCTCTACTATGCTATCTGGGGTAATGCCCAAACACCAAGAACCCGAACGGCTTCATTAACACTTGTCATCTTAAAAGGTGAGTACTCGTTTGAAACCCAAATATGAGGTCTTCACCATCGTGCtacgcctcctcctcctcttccctaTACGAGTCCAATTCCTAACACTAGTCCTAAAAGGGCAAACCTTAGATTTAGCAAATTttgaatgggaaaaatattttccaCAATCGTTTTTGTTCATTCCATCCTCGCTTGTggatttttctctctttttctgaTTTCTTAGATAGTTTTTTAGTGTCAAAATCGTACCTTTCCCCACTTTTTACCGTTCTATAAGATAGTGCGGAGTATGTGATCTTCCGTCTTCATCCATGATATAACGACTAAGGTGGAACATTCAAAATTGGGTTTGACGTCAAGAAAATTAGTTGATGTGACGATCCAATTTAAGAAGGGATGAATTCTCGGGTCATATCGATGTCATGCCAAAATAAATTCAGTGTCACCGTTAAGTGGTCTGGTCGATCAGACCAAAAGGTTGATTAGACATGCTAAGCGCATCGCTCAGCAGGACCAAACTCTATATTCAAGTATAGCAGTCATATATAAAATGAACCCCTGACATAAAGTCCGATTAGACAAATTGTTCGAGCAAATTCTGAATCCCCAGCATAAACCCGACCAGCTCAAAGGCAGGTCGGATCTTAGGGGTTTAGCTCTCCACTTCTCCAAATATAAGACTCTTAGTTTACGTCTGCCTGACCCCAGCGCCAGTCGAATTTATGGGGCTCAGGTTCCCACTTCTCCAAATACAAGACTCTCAACTTACATCCGTCCCGCCCTTAAGTCAGTTGGACCTCTAGGACTCAGCTTCCTGCTCATGGGCATGCCCCTTAGCTTACATCCATCCTGCCCCAACGTCGGTCAGACATCTGAGGCATAGTTCCCCACATGAGCATGACTCATAGTCTACAGTAGATTGGACTCCTAGTCTACAGTAGATTGGCCCAAAGCCGGTCGTACTCTCTTTGAGAGacaacattgtcagagaatcTTAACAACCTGTTAGGGAATATGTCATTACTCTGACATATGCATGCAATAGAACCTTCCTCCGCCTATAGGAAGACTGTCATATATACTCCATCACCTGACATACTCTGACACCAGACATTCTCTACTATCTTATTAATACGGAGGTTATAAGAGGCGGTATAAAAAAGAGGTCATCTTCGTTGGCCAGGTATGTGCTTGAATGAATACCCATCGACACACTTATGCATTTACACTATTATTTTATTGTTCATCGTCTTCTCTATTTCGCTCGGTTACTGTTTTAACTTGAGCGTTAGAGTGTCTGTGCTATGGACCCCTTCCCTAGTTCTCACTCTAACGTTCTCGTTGACTCTGTCTGTGATGTGTGCAAGTTCATCTTAGTGTCATCTTCTTCTAGCTTAGAGTCTTCtctcaatcaacatacaagtcaccttgacTCCACTCCTAACTAGCGCGCCATCTTCTCCGCTTTCAAACAGGATTAATCCATGAATCTAGAGAAAGGAtcaccgcccccccccccccccttttgcccccccccccccccccaggcgGAAGCAAGGGTGGTGCCTCCTGTTGTGCCTCCAGTAGCAAGCTTGTCGTAGGACAACCTGAAGCTCGTTGCTGCCTTCCATGTCTTGGAGTTGGTGCGGTACGACATGATCCTCGATCTCGGCATAGTTCCACCATTGCCCATGCCTTCAATTGCATTTACAACCTCCGTGATGTCGTCGTCATCCCCATGTCTGAGTGGCCCGCCATCAGCATCCCTCTTTGACCTCAACTCGCTGTCCATCGATGGCGAAGACAAGGTTGACCTAATGCTCAACCTCATGAAGGGTTGCGACGCCATCCTCCTCTGCTAGAAGATGGTGGAGGGTGTCGGTCGCTACTTCGTGGTCATCGTCGACGAGTTAAAGCTTGTCCCACGCCTAGGTGGCAGTGGCCAAGTAGTCCCTGTGGAGGTCATCCCCTTCAGTTGGGCCCTCACTCTCACCGACTCTAGAGCCTCTTCAACGGCACACCTAGCTTCAACCTCAAGCTCAGGATTGCATCTATCAACTCCAAATCTAGCACCTTTACCTAAAAAGAGTCTGAAATATAACCATTTGTGATGGATAACAAGAATTATATCGTAGACCTATTCTTCGAGGATGGAATTGATGGCCACCACCCGCTATCAGTGTGACATCTTGAGGGTCACTGGTGTAGTTGAGCATGGGATGTTCCTAGGTTTGGCGATGTCAGTCATTGAAGTTAGGAAGGACGATGTGGTTGTGCTATATAAAGAGGGAAAGTTAAATGGTTTATGCATAGAAGAATACTAAGAATGAAGTGATCGAGTTTCTGAGTTGTGGCTAATTGTATGTTGTTAAAATATCATCAAACAACAATGGTGATGTGCCAATATGAGTTGAAATCAATTTTGTCAGTATAAAAGTATCAGTTGTCTCCTTAAGTTTTGAGAAACACAATCAAATTATGTTTGATGTATTGATTTGCTTTTATTTGAGTATGTTTAATCCAGTGTTGAACGTTGGTCGTTAATCTTTTAGTTTAAATAATTGAATATGAATGTTACCTCACGTGTCCTATGTGATAAAAAATCATGATAATTTGTCAGTAAGGTGGGGTAAATGTGTGGATGCCAAACTCAGTCTAGAAGGAACTTAAGTGAACTAGCTGAATATATTcatttaaatatttgaatttgaccAAAGTCAAGTCGGCTATTACGTCTTGATTTAAGACGACCAATATCATCCCGAACTCAGTCCCAATCACTGACTTCGTTTAGGACTCGACCTCAGTCGTGACATCATCCATGTTTCAGCCTCATGTCCCGACATTCTCCATGTCTCAGTTTTAAATTTCGATATCCTTCATGCCTCAGTCTTAGTCATTGACATCTCCTCTGGCTCGATCTTAGTCGCCAACACCATCCTGATCTCGTCCTCATTCACATACATTCTCCTTGTCTTGGCCTCAGCTCCCGGTACCATCCATGCTCCAACATCGGATCCTAATAGTGTCCTTGATTTAGCCTCAGATCTTGACATCCTCCCTGCTTCAACCTCAACTTTGTCCATCCTCAAGGCCACTTAACATCAACCTGATTTCTTTTTCCTCGGATTAGGTCCACACCATACGTTGGCATGCTAAAATCATGTGAGGAGCATGTGGATAAGGTGGCAACGTATCAACCTCATTGATGATGTTGTTTTTCTCGAGAGATGTCGACAACAACAACTATGAATATTTAAGAACACGTGGCACCGGATGAATAGAGACATAATCAAGTGGTTGTCAAATCTGGTTTCTTAGATATCCTCTTTCAAACACGTGGCACTTGGTGAATGAAGAAACAACTAACGATTGCCAGATCTAATTTTTTCACTAGCTATGATGAAGGCGAATGCAACATATGGTGTGGAGATGCTCTTTTGACTATATAAACTTTAGAGAAGGTAAGTCCAAAGGGATTCTGGACTCTCTTCGGCTCCACTCTGTGAGAAAATAATCCAAACATGATAAGGTTAAATCCCCACATcgctagtttatttttttttaatttcttattactcggtcttcctatttttatggatctagTCCTAGCcgatcctatttttatggatctcatAGTCTTTGCTCTTATCATTTGTGGTGTATTTAAAGGGTCATAGAGGCGTGTAGAAAATATCTCAATGTAAGGTTTTATTTCATAAGTTAAATTTCTATTTGTCTTATTCTTCTTATGTGCTCTGTACTTTGGGTGTGCTATCCTATCCAATTCTAAGCCAACATCTGGTATCAAAGCCTTGGCAGTATAGAACACCCAAGAATCCATGATTCCACAAAAATGTCTGGCATACAACAAGTTGCTGCGAAGAAGAACGGCAGAGTGTCATTTCTCTATTCGATGCTAAGCCCTCACAATTATACTGTGTGGGCAATAAAGACAGAGATGATTCTTGATGCCCAAGGAGTCTGGGAGGCGGTGGAGACAACGGAAGGAGCCCAAGTAGATATAAAGAAGGACAAAAAGGCGCGTGCATACATCTTgcaatatatctccaaagacatCCTTCTCCAAATTGTAAAAAAGAAGACGGCGAAGGAAGTCTGGGACAACCCCAATACGAGATACCTTAGTAGTGATCGGGTGAAGAAGGCACGCGTTCAAACGTTGAAGAGCAAGTTTGACGCCCTCCGGATGAAGGAGACCGAGACGATTGATGAGTTTGATGTCAAACTCAGCGCCATGAGCAGCAAATTCTCCACTCTTGGTGCCATGCTTGAAGATTCCTCTTTGGTAAAGAAGTTGCTTAATTCTGTCCCTGATAAGTTCTTTCCTATTGTTGCCGGTATTGAGCAGTTTCATGATCTTGAGACAATACCATTTGAGGAGACTATTGGACGATTGAAGGCGTACGAGGAACGAACACTACGATTACGCGGCAATACGAACGGCACTGAAGGTGAGCTCCTACTTACTCATGTCGAATGGCAAATGCGACAGAAGGGGAGCAATGTGGACACTTCGTCAGGAGGCAAGGGGCGTGGGTCCAACAGTTCTAGTTGTGGAAAATGGCGTGGGGATGGGTGAGGGAGTGGTCGTGGTCGTGGTCGTAGTACGCCGAGCCAAGACAGTGCAAGAGGTACTAGCAGCAACGACAGAGACACTCGTGATAAGAATTGTATAAAGTATTTCAATTGTGAGAAAATGGGGCATTATGTGTCCAAATGCTATAATAAGCGTCGTGATgatgaggctcacctcacttgCACCACCGATGAAGAGTCAGCACTGATGATGACCGTGTTCCACGAGGAGCCTGACACTAGGCGTGAGCAGCAGGATACCATTCTGCTCGGTGAAGATAGGTTGTTACTGGAGATGTATCGCGACGTTAATAAAGGAGATAAAGACGTTTGGTACCTTGATACCGGTGTCAGCAACCACATGGCTGGTCATCGCaagaagtttcaagaactagatgaaaccatcGCTGGGAGGGTGAGAtttggcgatggatcaaccattgagatcatgAGCAAGGGGACGGTTGTGTTCGAATGTAAGAACGACGATCGGAAGGCTCTCCACGAGGTATACTACATTCcgaaactttgtagtaatatcataagtctcGGTCAATTGACAGAAACTGGGAACGAGGTGCACATGGAAAGAGATAccatgaaggtgattgataggagTGGGAAGCTCTTGATGCTGGTAAAGAGAACACAAAATCGCTTGTACAAGATAACCTTGAAGACATTCAAGTAAGTCTGTCTCCTAGCAAGCCTAAAAGACCCAACCTGGTTATGACATACAAGGCTCGGACATGTCAATTTCCATGACTTGAAGCTGTTAGGGGAGAAGAAATTGGCGGTTGATGTGCCTTCATTGCCCCAGTCGAACAAGCTTTGCGAGATGTGTGTTCTCGCCAAACATGCAAGGTCGTCATTCCCGTGCCAAACAAACTTTAGAGCGGAGAAGCCGTTGGAACTTATCCATGCTGATATTTGTGGGTTAATCTCATCATGTACACTAGCCTGTAACAAGTACTTCCTTTTAATTGTTGATGATTTCACAAGGTGGATGTGAGTGTTTATATTGGTAGAAAAGAATGATGCATTCCGAACATTTAAGAAGTTTAAATTACTGACGGAGAACAGGACTGaatacaagatcaaaacactccgGGCAGACCGGGGCGACGAGTTTCTATCCACGGAGTTCACTCAGTTCTGTGAAAATGAAGAGATCGAGCGACATCTCACGATTCCCTACacacccccaacaaaatggtgttgtGGAGCGTCGTAATCGCACCGTGATGACCATGACAAGATCTCTCCTTAAGGGTACACATATGCCGACAAGGTTCTGGGGAGAGGCGGTTAGACATATTGTCTATCTGTTAAACTGTCTCCCAACTAATGTGCTAGGAGAGCGCACGCCATTTGAAGCTTAGATGGGGAGAAAGTCACATCTCACCCACTTGAGAGTGTTCGATTGTGTTGTATATGTGAAAAATACAGCCCCTCAACTCAAGAAACTTGACGACAGAAGCTCGCCCATGGTATACTTGGGTGTCGAGGAAGGCTGCAAAGTTCATCATCTATTTAATCCAAGGCATGACAAGCTACAAGCAAGTAGAGATGTGATGTTTCGAGAAAATTGTTAATGGACATGGAATGCATGTGCCAACAATGAAGAAAAGGTACCAGAGTTTATTGTGGTGAATGCATTCGGCACCGACGAGGTGATTATTGCAGCAGACATTGAGGTCGCAGCGGAAGATGTCACAACACCGACAGTTGCCGTGGTACCCATGACAGGAGCATCAAGTCCATCTACACCATCATCGAACACTCATACAGCTTCCTCGCCTTCGATAACAAACTCACCCGAGTCTTATGAAGGATCAGTCCGTTTTAGATCTATTGCTGATATCTACGCCAACACCGAGGAAGTGGTTGGTATTGATAAAGAAGAGGGTGAGGTGATGGTGGTGATATCTGAAGAGCCGACATGTTATCAAGAAGCTGCAACCGAGGCTTGCTGGTACGAAGCAATGGAGAAAGAGCTGAAATCTATTGAGATGAACAATACCTGAAACTTAACTGAACTCTCATTAGGCCACAAGCCTATCGGCCTAAAGTGGGTGGTCAAATTGAAGAAAGATTCAGATGGGAAAGTCGTTAAGCACAAAGCAAGATTAGTGACTAAAGGCTATGTACAAAGATAAGACATCGACTTTGAAGAAGTGTTTGCGCCTGTCGCTAGACTTGACACTATTCGAGTCATTCTTGCGCTTACGACAAATCAAAGCTGGGAGGTACACCATCTAGATGTGAAGTCAGTATTTCTTAAtggagagttagaagaagaaatatatgCTACTCAACCAGAAGGGTTTGAAGTACAAAATTAGAAACATAAGGTATACAAGTTGTCCAAGGCCCTCTATGGACTGCGATAACCTCCACGAGCTTGGAACATGCGTTTGAACAGGAGTCTGGAAGAGCTTGGCTTCAAAAAATGTACTCAAGAACATGCAGTATATACAAGAGGTGAAGGAGAAGCAAGTATACTTGTTGGAGTATATGTCGACGATCTCATCGTGACAGGATGTAGCATAGAGAAAATCAACAAGTTCAAACAACAAATAATGACAGAATTTGAGATCAGTGATTTGAGTCTTCTCTCCTACTACTTAGGGATTGAAGTGGAGTAACAGAAGAGCCAAATTTTACTTAGACAATCAGCTTATGCCAAGAAAATTCTATCTCAGTTCAAGATGACAGACTGCAATGTCATAAAGCATCCAATGGAACCCAAGACACAGTTGCATAAGGATTTGGAAGGGACTCCAGTTGACGCAACGGAGTACAGGCGCATTATTGGTTGTCTGAGATATTTGTTACACATACGGTCGGATCTGTTATATTCTGTCGGGATGGCGAGCAGATACATGGAAAGACATACAATCATGCATCACAAGGTGGTTAAACAGATTCTCAGGTATTTGAAAGGTACAATCTATTTTGAGCTTGTTTACATAAAGGGACCCCAGGAAATTGGTATATTCGGCTACTCAGACAGTGATTTAGCCGGCGATCTCGATGGGAGGAAAACACAAGTGGAATGACTTTtctattttaatgaaagtttggtGTTCTGGAATTCACAGAAGCAGAAGACAGTGACGTTTTTATCGTGTGAGGCAGAGTTCATGGCGGTCGCAACTGCGGCCTGCCATGCTTTGTGGTTGAGGAGCCTAGCCAGCGAATTAATTGGTGTAGAGCCGAAGCCGGTAACTTTGTTTGTTGACAACAAATCTACCATAGCTCTCATGAAGAATCCGGTATTCCATGATCGAAGCAAACATATAGATACAAGgttttattttatcaaagaatGTATTGAAAGGGGGCAGATTGTGGTTGAGTTCGTTAATACCGGAGAATAACGAGACGATGCATTAACTAAAGCATTGCCAGGAGTGAAGTTAGCTGTCATGCGACAACAACTCGACGTCCGTGATTTACAACCATGTCAGGATTAGGGGGAGTAATGTGAGAAAATAATCCAAACATGATAAGGTTAAATCCCCACGTcgctagtttattttttttaatttcttattactcggtcttcctatttttatggatctagTCCTAGGTGATCTTATTTTTATGGATCTTGTAGTTTTTGCTCTTATCATTTGTGGTGTATTTAAAGAGTCGTAGAGGCGTGTAGAAAATATCTCAATGTAAGATTTTCTTTCATAAGTTAAATTTCTATTTGTCTTATTTTTCTTGTGTGCTCTGTGCTTTGGGTGTGCTATCCTATCCGATTCTAAGCCAACACACTCAACTCTCTCTttccccttcctcttcctctaatttCATACCTCAAACAATCCTTAACTCGAGTGAAGTGGTTTGGTAGGATCCCTCCTTAACGTCATTCTAACTCTAACTCTATAGAAGTGTGTTTTAGATCCTCTCATCCTTTTCATCGATGATTTCCTAAGAGCGTATACGTCAATCCGTTTGTTGATCGATAGTTTAACTTCCGGAATAAAAACATTAATACTTTTGTTCTGATGGTAAGTTCTTGTATGTGAATCTTTTGGCTAACGTCACGAACTGTTGGCTAAGCTTGTGTGCTGATATACAGACTCTCAGACTTTAAATGTGATCATTTAAAAGCAACCCTTGAATAAAATCCATTCGCGTGATATTATTATTGCTACACatagatttaatagaaaaaaaaacctcTAAATCTAATTCATTTGTTATAAACTCAGCAATAATTAAATAGCATCCACTTGTTAGATTCTCATGCAATCAAATGCAATTATCAGGAATCAACTGTTGCTAAGGACCGTCTGATTAATCTTCCAAAGTTGGGGCTTTGGAGTAGAACGTAAGACGGTGTCAATTTTGACTTATTAAtctatcgaaattaaattcatcTCATAATTTGACGACCACATAAAAAGCCCATTAGAAAAGCTTctattcaaaaaaaataaatcttgACTTTGAACAAATCCCCTAATTGACCCTCAAGTAtgaagtttttaagaaattgcaCTAGCATTTCCTTGCAAGTATCGGTCAAGTGATGTGATTAATCTGATCTGTTTTTTTTTCCACCCTacaaatattttttgtttttacATTACAAAGAACAGTCGACGTACTTGCAGTGTCGGCCTCGTTTTATTCTCTAGGAAGTTCCAGCTTTCACACTATAATTGattatttcaaataaaatatttttcttttttattaaaaaacaaaataacGTCGACTAGCGGTTGACCTGAAGGATATTTAATACAGTTTGACAACTCAGTGGGTAAAGTTTTAAATTAGAAAATCCAATGGCCATACCGAAAATTTTCACATGTTGAATATATTTACAATTATCTCCTAAATTTTGCTTTATTATTCCACCGCCGCGGTCGCTGCCGCCGCTCTCCAAATGAGAACAGAGCCGGGAGGAACGACTGTGGGTTCCACGCGCAGTCACGCTGACAATTCTCAGAGCTTCAAGTTTTACTCCTTCTCTTTTTAATAGACTGCGTTTGCCACGGTACAAGCATTGTTCTGAACGCGGATCCAGCTGTTAGAAGCCGTGCCACGGTGCCAGTCATCGAATCTTCCTCCATCCATCTCCGCG
This genomic stretch from Zingiber officinale cultivar Zhangliang chromosome 7A, Zo_v1.1, whole genome shotgun sequence harbors:
- the LOC121999647 gene encoding secreted RxLR effector protein 161-like, translated to MTDCNVIKHPMEPKTQLHKDLEGTPVDATEYRRIIGCLRYLLHIRSDLLYSVGMASRYMERHTIMHHKVVKQILRYLKGTIYFELVYIKGPQEIGIFGYSDSDLAGDLDGRKTQKQKTVTFLSCEAEFMAVATAACHALWLRSLASELIGVEPKPVTLFVDNKSTIALMKNPESTVAKDRLINLPKLGLWSRT